One segment of Castanea sativa cultivar Marrone di Chiusa Pesio chromosome 3, ASM4071231v1 DNA contains the following:
- the LOC142628402 gene encoding extracellular ribonuclease LE-like, with translation MFFKPESYCNTGKVTCYDDAWEYRFTLHGMWPQKNGQGVSCPGSPDFHFDEVQRGSNDLLGRMDQWWPSFNAAHKRSNRPFWNTEWKKHGTCTPFTQSKYFEKAISGAEYLNLYRIRPGMQTYTSEIKNEIEMTFNLKPRIQCNEDQYGTVQLYEITFCVDKTGTQFQNCAYSAACNLSVNSTAMFL, from the exons ATGTTTTTCAAG CCGGAATCCTACTGCAACACAGGTAAAGTAACATGCTATGATGATGCCTGGGAATATCGATTCACCCTTCATGGGATGTGGCCCCAAAAGAATGGGCAAGGGGTCTCATGTCCTGGAAGTCCTGACTTTCATTTCGATGAG GTGCAAAGAGGTTCGAATGACCTCCTAGGTAGAATGGACCAATGGTGGCCAAGTTTTAATGCAGCACACAAAAGAAGCAATAGACCCTTTTGGAATACCGAATGGAAAAAGCATGGCACATGCACTCCCTTCACTCAATCTAAGTACTTTGAAAAGGCTATTTCTGGAGCAGAATATCTTAACCTATACC GAATTCGGCCTGGCATGCAAACTTATACCAGTGAAATCAAGAACGAAATTGAAATGACGTTCAACTTGAAGCCAAGGATTCAATGCAATGAGGACCAATATGGAACCGTACAACTATACGAAATAACATTTTGTGTGGACAAAACTGGAACACAATTTCAGAATTGTGCTTACAGTGCTGCCTGTAATCTATCAGTCAACAGCACAGCAATGTTCCTATAG
- the LOC142627621 gene encoding F-box/kelch-repeat protein At3g06240-like has protein sequence MLTTNEELPEDLVIQILLWLPVISLLRFKCVCKSWCVLISSQNFITRHLPHNQTISNKNKNGSLLLLQNTSHNYVFAKLPYETIEISSTQVLPSLYFGFDTNVGVEIIGSSNGLVCLHVEWGNIILWNPATKKTKVVPKSRISYPQSKSCLLDLGFGFDIKTNDYKVVMILNADDYSNPELTFLERKNFNIAEVYCLSTNSWKKVHAWVPDKFVSYNRHRTYTKGMFSWYGYYRDDWLPCILSFDMSNELFLRTTIPDDSAVGYCNDNWRSFFVLNELVSLVILIEDMERSESCIHIWSLLEFGVRDSWTKLFTIGPLMRIDRSFGFLQNNSMLLKNNEGQLLLYNLFTEEMTDLRFGGVSSKWLQVIPYMESLISVKGENDLEDQDSS, from the coding sequence ATGCTGACAACTAATGAAGAATTGCCTGAAGACTTGGTGATACAAATTTTGCTATGGCTGCCAGTGATTTCACTATTGCGATTCAAGTGTGTCTGTAAATCTTGGTGTGTTCTCATTAGTAGCCAAAACTTCATCACTAGACATCTTCCCCACAATCAGACCATCTCTAACAAGAATAAGAATGGCAGTTTGCTTCTTCTCCAGAATACTTCCCATAATTATGTTTTCGCCAAGCTTCCTTATGAAACTATTGAAATATCTTCAACACAAGTTCTTCCGTCACTGTATTTTGGTTTTGATACGAATGTAGGAGTTGAAATCATTGGCTCATCCAATGGTCTTGTTTGTTTGCATGTTGAGTGGGGTAATATTATTCTGTGGAACCctgcaacaaaaaaaacaaaagttgttCCCAAGTCCCGCATATCCTATCCACAAAGCAAATCCTGCCTTCTTGATCTTGGGTTTGGTTTCGACATTAAAACTAATGACTACAAGGTGGTCATGATCTTAAATGCCGATGACTACTCTAATCCTGAATTAAcctttttagaaagaaaaaattttaatatagcTGAGGTATATTGTTTAAGTACTAATTCATGGAAAAAAGTTCATGCTTGGGTGCCGGATAAATTTGTAAGCTATAATCGTCATAGGACGTACACAAAAGGGATGTTTTCTTGGTACGGGTATTATAGGGATGATTGGCTTCCGTGCATTTTATCATTTGATATGAGCAATGAGTTATTTCTAAGAACAACTATACCAGATGATAGTGCTGTTGGGTATTGCAATGATAATTGGAGAAGTTTTTTTGTGCTTAATGAATTGGTTTCTCTAGTTATTTTAATTGAAGATATGGAACGGTCGGAGAGTTGTATTCATATTTGGTCGTTGCTTGAATTTGGTGTTAGGGACTCTTGGACTAAGCTATTCACAATTGGACCTCTTATGAGAATTGACAGATCATTTGGATTTTTGCAGAATAACAGCATGCTCTTGAAAAATAATGAAGGGCAATTGCTCTTGTATAACCTCTTTACCGAAGAAATGACTGATCTTCGATTTGGTGGAGTATCATCAAAATGGTTGCAAGTAATTCCTTACATGGAGAGTCTAATTTCTGTCAAAGGAGAAAATGACCTTGAAGACCAGGATAGCTCGTAA